A genomic window from Prunus persica cultivar Lovell chromosome G2, Prunus_persica_NCBIv2, whole genome shotgun sequence includes:
- the LOC18786850 gene encoding pectin acetylesterase 9, whose protein sequence is MLKLKRERMATTTTNANALLVAIILALLMCSPRCIYSAERRLLVNMTLIRNAPALGAFCLDGSLPAYHLHRGFGAGARNWLLQFEGGGWCNDIESCLERAKSRRGSTRYMTKWEVFSGILSNNASLNPDFYNWNRVKLRYCDGASFAGDAVFKNGTSLLYFRGQKIWEAIILDLLPKGLGQARKALLSGCSAGGLASFLHCNNFTKYLPSNASVKCLSDAGFFLDERDITSNHTMRYFIKDVVSLQGVEKNLDENCTASSLDFPELCFFPQYALKFITTPFFILNSAYDVYQFHHILVPSSADPHGHWNRCKLNPAACNPEQLNTLQEFRRDMIVAMGLFYKYSRRGGLFINSCFAHCQSESQDTWFSADSPRVHDKTIAEAVGDWYFSRRITKEIDCPYPCDTTCHNLIP, encoded by the exons ATGTTAAAATTGAAGAGAGAGCGCATGGCTACTACGACGACGAATGCGAACGCGCTACTGGTCGCCATCATCCTGGCGCTGCTAATGTGCTCGCCTCGGTGCATTTACTCGGCCGAGCGGCGGCTCCTGGTCAACATGACTCTGATCCGGAACGCTCCGGCTCTCGGAGCTT TTTGCTTGGATGGGAGTTTGCCTGCGTATCACCTGCACAGAGGATTCGGGGCCGGAGCAAGAAACTGGCTTTTACAGTTCGAG GGTGGTGGGTGGTGCAATGACATAGAATCATGCTTGGAGAGAGCCAAAAGCCGTAGAGGATCAACACGCTACATGACCAAGTGGGAGGTCTTCTCTGGAATTCTAAGCAATAATGCATCTCTAAATCCAG ATTTTTACAACTGGAACCGTGTGAAGCTTAGATATTGCGATGGAGCTTCATTTGCTGGAGATGCCGTATTTAAGAATGGg ACATCGTTGCTCTATTTCAGAGGGCAAAAGATTTGGGAAGCTATCATTCTTGATCTTCTGCCAAAAGGTTTAGGACAAGCAAGAaag GCTCTGTTATCAGGATGTTCTGCTGGGGGTTTAGCATCCTTTTTGCATTGTAACAACTTCACTAAATATTTACCAAGCAATGCCAGTGTGAAATGCTTGAGTGATGCTGGATTCTTTCTTGATGA AAGAGATATAACTTCGAATCACACCATGAGGTATTTCATTAAAGATGTTGTTTCTCTACAG GGGGTAGAGAAGAATCTGGATGAGAACTGCACCGCCAGCTCCCTTGATTTTCCCGAGTTG TGTTTCTTCCCACAGTACGCACTGAAGTTCATTACAAcaccatttttcatattgaACTCAGCTTATGATGTTTATCAG TTCCATCATATATTGGTGCCATCTTCAGCTGATCCACACGGCCACTGGAACCGTTGCAAACTGAATCCGGCAGCGTGCAATCCTGAACAGTTAAATACATTGCAAG aATTCAGGCGTGACATGATTGTTGCTATGGGATTGTTCTACAAATATTCGAGAAGAGGAGGCTTGTTCATAAATTCATGCTTTGCTCACTGCCAAAGTGAGTCTCAAGACACATGGTTTTCTGCAGATTCTCCAAGAGTTCACGATAAG ACCATTGCAGAAGCAGTAGGTGATTGGTACTTCAGCAGAAGGATAACAAAGGAAATTGACTGCCCATATCCTTGTGACACTACCTGCCATAACCTTATACCATAA